AGGTGGGCGATGAGAAGGGCATCCAGGCCATGAGCATCGTCAAGAAGCTCTATGAGTCTGGTGGGGGTCTGGATGTGGAGTGGTGGAGCCCGGCCTACTGGGCTGCGCTTCAGGAGGGTACGCTGATCGGGGATTTCGCCGCAGCCTGGGCGAAGGGCTTCTGGGAAGCGCAGATTAAGTCGCCGGAGCAGGGTGCTGGCAAGTGGCGTATTGCCAAGTTCCCCACCGGGCCCGGCATCAAGTATCGCACGGGCATCTGGGGTGGCGCCCAACTGGTTTCGCCCAAGTGTGCTGCCAACCGGGATGATGCCATCGAGTTCATGAAATATGCCCTGGGCAGCCTGGAGGGCACCATCCTAGTGGGCGGTTGGGGGATCATCCCGGCCTACCGGCCCTATCTGGCCTCAAAGGAGTTCTTAGAGGGCCGTTCACCCATTTTCGGCGATTGGCCTTTCAATCAATTCTGGGCTTCCCAGGAGAAGGAGCTCTCACTAGAATACTTCCGGCCGGCTGGATATGGGGCGGTGGAAAGCGCGGTCAGCAAGGTCATGCCTGAGATCATGAAAGGTGAGATCTCCGTTGAGGATGGCATGGCCAAGATTGTCGAGCTGGCCACACCTGATGTCGAGCGCGTGATGTGCAAGTAAGACCAAGTAGAGGGGAACTCAGAGCTACTCTAGCGTTTGACCTTGTATTTCGTAGGTGGCCGAAGGCAATACCTTCGGCCACCTACCTCAGCGGGTGGAACATTCACAAGGGATCAGATCGGTCAGGTTTGTGTCGAGGAGGGAGTAAATGGCTAAAGCGCTAACAGCTCGCCCCATGCTTGCCAGGCCGCCCAAACCGTTATGGAAGCAGGTAGCTGAGCACTGGGTGGACTACCTCTTCATTGCGCCCTTTTTCGTGAGCTTCGCCATCTTCGGCCTTTACCCCTTGCTCTGGGCCTTTCAGCTCAGTTTCAGCAAATGGCGTGGCTTTGGTCCGATGACCTTCGTTGGACTTGACAATTATCGAGCCATGCTGAGAGACCCGTACATCCTCAAGGCGTTAATTAACACCCTGCAATTCGCCTACATCCTCCTGCCCACCGGCATCTTCATCGCCATTGTGTTCGCCGTGATCCTCAACACCAAGAATCTAGCCGGACGTGGCATCTTTCGCACGCTGTACTTTCTCCCGTACATTACCAGTTCCGTGATCGTGGCGATCGTCTTCTCGCAGTTGTTCGATGACACCATGGGCTGGGTGAACGCCGGGCTTAAAGCGATTGGGCTGGAGCCGATCAAATGGCTGCGCGGCGACCCCTGGGCGGCTAAGACCGTGGTGATCCTGCTCACCCACTGGGGCGGGATCGGTTACAATGTTCTGCTGTTCCTAGGCGGATTACAGAGCATCGAGCCTGAGATTTACGAGGCAGCCAAGATTGATGGTGCCAGCGAGTGGCAGACATTCTGGCGGATCACCCTGCCGTTGTTGCGTCCGATCATCTTTTTCCTGACCATCATCGCTACCATCGGCCTAATGAACATGTTCAACCAGCCGTTTATGCTAACTCGGGGGGGCCCTCGCGGTGAGACAGAGACCCTGATGCTCCGGCTATATGACATCGGCATTCTGCAGGCTCGCTACGGCGATGCCTCTGCTTTCGGTTTCATGATCGGCCTGTTGGTTATCCTTATCTCGTTAATCCAAATCCGGCTACTACGGCGGCGGTGGATGGGATAGTTGATACCTAGCCTCGCATATGAGCTAAACGAGAACGGTGACAGCGAGGAGGTGCCCATGGCTATCACAGCATCCAGCAGGCGAAAACGGCAATGGCACATTTTGATTCCTAAGATCATCATCCGCTTTTGGGTCTACGTTTTGTTGGTCATCTTTGCAGTTATCTTCGTTTTTCCCTTTTACACGATGTTCGTGGGCTCCTTCATGCAGGATTCCGAGCTGTTTTCTCGATATCCGAATCTGTGGCCGAAGCGAGGATTCGATCTGACTAGCTATCGCCAGCTTTTCGCCGAGCTCAATTACGGACGTCCGCTTTTCAACAGCTTTGTAGTGGCAACCGGACGCATGCTGGGCTCGCTCTTCTTTTGCTCGTTGGCTGGCTTCGCTTTCGCTAAACGGCGCTTCCCGGGGCGAGATAAACTGTTCTTCTTTATGCTGACGACGATGATGTTGCCCACCCAAATCACGCTAATCCCTTGGTACCTATTGATGGTCAAGTACCTTAAGTGGGGAAACACATTCCTGCCGTTGTGGATTCCGGTATGGGCATCCGCGTTTGGTATCTTCCTAATGCGCCAGTTTATTGCCTCTTCCGTGCCGGATGAAATGCTGGAAGCGGCGACGATTGATGGCGCTTCTGTGTTCGGCATGTTTATTCGCGTGGTCTTGCCGATCATTACGCCGGGGCTTGCCGTGCTAGCCATTCTCACTTTCGTAGAGGGGTTTAACGATTTTCTAGGACCGCTATTGGTCCTATCTGACTCTCGTATGTTCACGGCACCGCTGGCCCTAGCCAACTTTAAAGGCTCGACGATCATTGCACCCCGTTACTCGTTGATGTTCGCCGGCAGCGTGCTAGCCACGGTCCCGCTATTGATCATTTTCTTCGCTTTTCAGCGCCAGTTGATCTCCGGCATTCTCTCTGGTGCGATCAAAGGTGGCGGATGATCTCCCGCATTGACAGCTCTACGGATTGATGTTTCATGGCAGTAGTGTTATGATACGCGTACCAGCCTCTCAACCTCAACGAGAGAGCTCAAAGAAGGGTGCCTCTATGCGTCGTTTATCTCCCATGAGGCGATCAAAAGCCAAACCGCGCGCTGCCTTCATGACGCCGCGCGAGCGCGTCCTGCGCGCTCTGGCCAGACAGGAACCGGATCGCGTCCCCTTTCTCGAGCCGGTTATCGAAGAGCCCGTCGCGCTGGCGTTGCTGGGACTGCCTCAGCGAGAAGTCCCTATCACAATGGAGTTCGGCGAGCCGGATGCCGATGTGGTCAGCGGGGTCTTATATGACAGCCCGTTTTATACCCCGCTGGAGTTGGCCAAGGCGCTGGGGGTTGATGGCTTCGGCATGTATCTGTTCGTGCGCCACGAAGGGATCCAGCAGGAGATCGGCGGACGCCGGATGATCGCCGGGGGGACCATCAAGTCCCAGGCGGATCTAGCGCGCGTTCGTCTTCACGATCCCAACGACCCGGCGATTTACGAGCCATACCGTCAGTTCGTCGAGCGCTATCGGGATTCTGGGTACGCGCTGTTCACGTTTCTTAACATCGGTTCCGACCCAATGATCCTGGGGATGGGACTGGAGCAGTTTTCGATCGCCCTGTACGAGGACCCTGGGCTGGTTGCTGAGCTGTTCGATCTCTACACAGACTGGTACGCCTGTGCTGTGCAGCACCTGTGCCAGCTCGACTTCGATTTCCTCTGGTTCGGTGACGACATCGCCTTCAAAACCGCGCCCTATGTCTCGCCTAAGACCTTTCGCGAGGTGTTCCTCCCTCGTTACCGTAAGGTCATCGAGCGGGTGACGCTTCCATGGATATTCCATTCCGATGGCAATCTGATGCCGATTATGGACGATCTCCTCTCCCTGGGGATGGCTGGCTTGCATCCCATCGAACCTGGGGCATTAGATCTAGCGGAGATGAAGTGCCGTTACGGTGACCGTATCTGCCTGGTTGGGCATATTAGTGTAGATGTATTGAGCCGCGGCACGCCAGAGGAGGTGGACCGGTTGGTGGCCGAGGCGATCCAGATCGCAGCACCGGGAGGCGGCTATATCGTCGGCAGCTCTAACAGTATACCGGCATACTGCAAGCCGGAGAACGTGCGGGCCATGGCCGATGCGGTTAACCGCTATGGATGGTATCCCATACGGTGAGGAGAGATTGGATCACAAAGGCTCAAAGGCCGTACTTACAGCTTCCGATGTGTCACTGCAAAACAGTGAAAGCAGGAAATTGAGATGACGAAAAGTATGCTAGCGGCTTACGTAAAAGCCCCGTTTCAATTTCAGCTACGGGAAGTGCCCATCCCTCAGGTACGAGACGATTGGGTATTGGTTAAAGTCGCAGCATGTGGCATCTGCGGTACCGACCTCCACGCCGCCCGCTCCGAGGCCCGCGACTGGCAGCCCTTTGGACATGAGATTGCCGGCAT
This genomic interval from Anaerolineae bacterium contains the following:
- a CDS encoding sugar ABC transporter permease, whose product is MAKALTARPMLARPPKPLWKQVAEHWVDYLFIAPFFVSFAIFGLYPLLWAFQLSFSKWRGFGPMTFVGLDNYRAMLRDPYILKALINTLQFAYILLPTGIFIAIVFAVILNTKNLAGRGIFRTLYFLPYITSSVIVAIVFSQLFDDTMGWVNAGLKAIGLEPIKWLRGDPWAAKTVVILLTHWGGIGYNVLLFLGGLQSIEPEIYEAAKIDGASEWQTFWRITLPLLRPIIFFLTIIATIGLMNMFNQPFMLTRGGPRGETETLMLRLYDIGILQARYGDASAFGFMIGLLVILISLIQIRLLRRRWMG
- a CDS encoding carbohydrate ABC transporter permease, with product MAITASSRRKRQWHILIPKIIIRFWVYVLLVIFAVIFVFPFYTMFVGSFMQDSELFSRYPNLWPKRGFDLTSYRQLFAELNYGRPLFNSFVVATGRMLGSLFFCSLAGFAFAKRRFPGRDKLFFFMLTTMMLPTQITLIPWYLLMVKYLKWGNTFLPLWIPVWASAFGIFLMRQFIASSVPDEMLEAATIDGASVFGMFIRVVLPIITPGLAVLAILTFVEGFNDFLGPLLVLSDSRMFTAPLALANFKGSTIIAPRYSLMFAGSVLATVPLLIIFFAFQRQLISGILSGAIKGGG